From a single Brassica rapa cultivar Chiifu-401-42 chromosome A01, CAAS_Brap_v3.01, whole genome shotgun sequence genomic region:
- the LOC103848932 gene encoding phosphatidylinositol 4-phosphate 5-kinase 6, which produces MSVAHADDADDYSRPTGETYHAEKALPSGDFYTGQWRDNLPHGHGKYLWTDGCMYVGEWHRGKTMGKGRFSWPSGATYEGDFKNGYMDGKGTYIDSSGDLYRGSWVMNLRHGQGTKSYVNGDCYDGEWRRGLQDGHGRYQWKNENHYIGQWKNGMMNGNGTMIWSNGNRYDGSWEDSAPKGNGTFRWSDGSFYVGVWSKDPKEQNGTYYPSTSTGNFDWQPQQVFYVDLSECVVCTCQRIPVLPSQKMPVWYGSSSEQSSSGNRTKSSERPRRRSVDGRVSNAEMELRNNGSGYLQVDDTESNRSPLGPLRIQPAKKQGQTISKGHKNYDLMLNLQLGIRHSVGRPAPATSLDLKASAFDPKEKLWTKFPSEGSKYTPPHQSCEFKWKDYCPVVFRTLRKLFNVDAADYMLSICGNDALRELSSPGKSGSFFYLTNDDRYMIKTMKKAETKVLIRMLPAYYNHVRACENTLVTKFFGLHCVKLTGTAQKKVRFVIMGNLFCTGHSIHRRFDLKGSSHGRLTTKPESEIDPNTTLKDLDLNFLFRLQKNWFQEFCRQVDKDCEFLEQERIMDYSLLVGLHFRESSCNNSATPTSGARTPTGDNRPSRGEMDRFLLDASKLASMQLGINMPARVERTVRRSDAENQLVGEPTGEFYDVILYFGVIDILQDYDISKKLEHAYKSMQYDPTSISAVDPKQYSRRFRDFIFRIFVEDT; this is translated from the exons atgTCGGTAGCACACGCAGACGACGCCGACGACTACAGCCGACCAACGGGAGAGACATACCACGCGGAGAAAGCCTTACCGAGCGGAGACTTCTACACAGGCCAATGGAGAGACAACCTCCCCCACGGGCACGGCAAATACCTCTGGACCGACGGGTGTATGTACGTCGGAGAATGGCACCGCGGCAAAACCATGGGGAAAGGCCGTTTCAGCTGGCCCAGCGGCGCCACCTACGAAGGCGACTTCAAGAACGGCTACATGGACGGCAAAGGCACTTACATCGACTCCTCCGGAGATTTATACCGAGGCTCGTGGGTGATGAACCTGCGGCACGGCCAAGGCACGAAGAGCTATGTCAACGGAGACTGCTACGACGGCGAGTGGAGGAGAGGGTTGCAAGACGGGCACGGGAGGTACCAGTGGAAGAACGAGAATCATTACATAGGGCAGTGGAAGAACGGGATGATGAACGGTAACGGGACGATGATATGGAGCAACGGGAACCGTTACGACGGTTCTTGGGAAGACTCTGCTCCTAAAGGGAATGGTACTTTCCGTTGGTCGGATGGGAGTTTTTACGTCGGAGTTTGGAGTAAAGATCCTAAAGAACAGAACGGGACTTATTACCCGTCGACGTCTACAGGGAACTTTGACTGGCAACCGCAACAAGTGTTCTACGTTGATTTGAGTGAGTGTGTGGTTTGTACTTGTCAGAGGATACCGGTTTTGCCGTCTCAGAAGATGCCGGTTTGGTACGGTTCTTCTTCTGAGCAGAGTAGTAGTGGGAACAGGACTAAGAGCAGTGAGAGGCCGAGGAGGAGGTCTGTCGATGGAAGAGTTAGTAATGCTGAAATGGAGTTGAGGAATAATGGTTCTGGTTATCTTCAGGTAGATGATACGGAGAGTAACAGATCACCGTTGGGGCCGTTGAGAATACAACCTGCTAAGAAACAAGGACAGACTATCTCCAAAGGACATAAGAATTATGATCTCATGCTTAACTTGCAGCTTGGGATTAG ACATTCTGTTGGAAGACCAGCACCGGCAACATCGCTTGATTTGAAGGCTTCTGCGTTTGATCCAAAGGAAAAACTTTGGACGAAGTTTCCATCTGAGGGATCTAAATACACTCCTCCACACCAGTCTTGTGAGTTCAAATGGAAGGACTATTGTCCTGTGGTTTTCAG GACTCTGCGGAAACTGTTTAATGTGGATGCAGCAGATTATATGTTATCGATTTGTGGCAATGATGCTCTTAGGGAGCTATCATCTCCAGGGAAAAGTGGAAGTTTCTTCTACTTGACCAATGATGACCGCTACATGATCAAGACCATGAAGAAGGCAGAAACAAAA GTTCTTATAAGGATGCTTCCGGCTTACTACAACCATGTAAGGGCATGTGAAAACACTCTAGTTACGAAGTTCTTCGGTCTTCACTGCGTGAAACTGACTGGCACTGCACAGAAAAAG GTTCGGTTTGTAATCATGGGGAATCTATTCTGTACTGGCCACTCCATCCATAGACGGTTTGACCTGAAAGGATCATCTCATGGCCGTCTTACCACTAAACCAGAGTCTGAAATAGATCCAAATACAACACTTAAAGATCTTGATCTAAATTTCTTATTCCGGTTGCAAAAGAACTGGTTCCAAGAATTTTGCAG GCAAGTGGACAAAGACTGTGAATTTCTTGAACAAGAGAGGATCATGGACTATAGTCTCTTGGTTGGTCTTCACTTTCGAGAATCTTCGTGCAATAACTCTGCCACTCCTACTTCCGGAGCTAGAACCCCGACCG GAGACAATCGTCCCTCTCGAGGAGAAATGGACCGGTTTCTACTCGATGCCAGCAA GTTAGCATCGATGCAACTAGGTATAAACATGCCTGCAAGAGTTGAAAGAACAGTGAGAAGAAGTGACGCTGAGAATCAGCTTGTTGGGGAACCAACTGGTGAATTTTACGACGTGATTCTCTACTTTGGTGTTATAGACATTCTACAAGACTACGATATAAGCAAGAAGCTTGAACATGCATATAAATCAATGCAGTATGATCCAACTTCGATCTCAGCTGTTGATCCAAAGCAATACTCTCGACGTTTCAGGGATTTCATCTTCAGGATCTTCGTTGAAGACACTTGA